From a single Cyclobacterium marinum DSM 745 genomic region:
- a CDS encoding MBL fold metallo-hydrolase: protein MLQIKSLTFNPFSENTYILYDETKEALIIDPGCYEKQEKGILYDFITEEQLKPVKIINTHCHIDHVLGNAFIKKTYNIPLWFHEKEEPILLAVGTYAPNYGFAQYQESTVDHFLQEGEIVKFGKTELKPIWVPGHSPGHLVLYHEASKNCIAGDTLFQGSIGRTDLPGGDHETLIHSIKEKLFSLPDEVVIHPGHGPTTTIGFEKLKNPFVGKNARN from the coding sequence ATGCTGCAAATTAAATCCCTTACCTTCAACCCTTTCTCTGAAAATACTTACATCTTATATGACGAAACTAAAGAGGCACTAATCATCGATCCTGGCTGCTATGAAAAACAGGAAAAAGGAATATTATATGATTTTATTACCGAAGAACAGTTAAAACCGGTAAAAATCATCAACACCCATTGCCATATTGATCATGTTTTGGGCAATGCTTTTATTAAAAAAACGTACAATATTCCCCTGTGGTTTCATGAAAAAGAGGAGCCTATCTTGTTGGCTGTTGGCACTTATGCGCCCAATTATGGCTTTGCGCAATACCAAGAAAGCACGGTAGATCATTTTCTTCAAGAGGGTGAAATCGTTAAATTTGGAAAAACAGAATTGAAGCCAATTTGGGTACCCGGTCATTCACCCGGGCACTTGGTTTTGTACCATGAAGCATCCAAAAATTGTATTGCAGGTGACACATTATTTCAAGGAAGTATTGGCAGAACAGATTTACCCGGAGGAGACCATGAAACCTTAATTCATTCAATTAAAGAAAAACTTTTCTCTTTGCCTGATGAGGTGGTCATTCATCCCGGACATGGCCCTACCACTACTATAGGTTTTGAAAAGTTAAAAAATCCCTTTGTGGGAAAAAACGCAAGAAATTGA
- a CDS encoding IMPACT family protein, whose protein sequence is MEDTYRSIERPSQGIYKEKGSKFLSFAYPVENEEEIQDLVHQLKKQYHDARHHCYAYILGKDMKNFRSNDDGEPNHSAGDPILGQIRSNELTQILIVVVRYFGGTKLGVGGLIRAYKTAAADAILSAEIVEKTVMVPLEFSFGYLSMDEIMRTVKRYNLKIISQAFDNSCRIKVACRESQAEEVIGVLSEVPTSSQVK, encoded by the coding sequence ATGGAGGATACTTATCGAAGTATTGAAAGGCCTTCACAGGGTATTTATAAAGAAAAAGGCAGCAAATTTCTATCTTTTGCCTACCCTGTAGAAAACGAAGAAGAAATACAAGATTTGGTCCATCAATTAAAGAAGCAATACCATGATGCTCGGCACCATTGCTATGCCTATATCTTGGGAAAAGACATGAAAAACTTTCGCTCTAATGACGATGGAGAACCCAACCACAGTGCGGGAGACCCCATATTGGGTCAGATCAGATCAAATGAATTAACCCAAATTTTAATTGTTGTTGTCAGGTATTTTGGTGGCACCAAATTAGGCGTTGGAGGCCTAATCAGAGCATATAAAACAGCTGCTGCTGATGCAATCTTGTCTGCGGAAATAGTAGAGAAAACGGTTATGGTACCTCTTGAATTTTCTTTTGGCTATCTTTCTATGGATGAGATAATGAGAACTGTCAAAAGGTACAATTTGAAAATCATTTCTCAAGCATTTGATAACAGTTGCAGAATAAAGGTGGCATGCAGGGAAAGTCAAGCAGAAGAGGTAATTGGGGTCCTATCTGAAGTCCCTACCTCCAGCCAAGTCAAGTAG
- a CDS encoding glycosyltransferase family 2 protein, producing the protein MKKSSLSAGMQTKEKSLVTVICTCYNQAEYVVQALESLVSQTYRPIELLIVDNGSKDHSKSKIISWVKENCNEIPIKAFFHEKKMNYCKAFNQAFANSEGEYIVDLAADDFFEPKHLEFAISHLNQSDAKVYFCNSLEHFPNGETQTFYPTDAFGKASKKVASGDVFAELIRRYAISSPTLVMDAGAFREIGCYDENLNYEDFDILVRMSSKYSFVYGDHITVNKRILQESLSQQQYRSKKSQLLPSTYLVCEKLATMVTTKTEKKALQQRLIHEIKHATASANFDVAQKMLTLYRKLFPFGLSYMFFYLWTKAKIDVSAMYEKWRLKHFK; encoded by the coding sequence ATGAAGAAATCAAGCCTTAGTGCCGGAATGCAAACAAAAGAAAAGTCCCTTGTTACGGTGATTTGCACTTGTTATAATCAGGCGGAATATGTTGTGCAAGCTTTGGAAAGCCTTGTAAGCCAGACCTACAGGCCTATAGAGCTATTGATTGTTGACAATGGGAGCAAAGATCATTCTAAATCGAAAATAATATCGTGGGTAAAAGAGAATTGCAATGAAATTCCGATTAAGGCATTCTTTCACGAAAAAAAAATGAATTACTGTAAGGCTTTTAATCAAGCTTTTGCTAATTCTGAAGGAGAATACATAGTGGATTTGGCAGCGGATGATTTTTTTGAACCGAAGCATTTGGAGTTTGCCATCTCCCATTTGAATCAAAGCGATGCCAAGGTTTATTTTTGTAATTCCTTGGAGCACTTTCCAAATGGTGAAACCCAAACTTTTTACCCTACAGATGCCTTTGGAAAGGCAAGTAAAAAGGTTGCTTCAGGTGATGTCTTTGCTGAGTTGATTCGAAGGTATGCCATCAGTTCACCCACTTTGGTTATGGATGCTGGGGCTTTTAGGGAAATTGGCTGCTATGATGAAAACCTAAATTACGAAGATTTTGATATTTTGGTAAGGATGTCTTCGAAGTATTCTTTTGTATATGGAGATCATATCACAGTAAATAAACGAATATTACAAGAATCACTTTCTCAGCAGCAGTATAGATCCAAGAAGTCTCAATTATTGCCTTCCACCTACCTAGTGTGTGAAAAATTAGCTACAATGGTAACAACCAAAACAGAAAAAAAGGCCCTTCAGCAAAGGTTGATTCATGAAATTAAACATGCGACGGCATCTGCTAATTTTGATGTGGCTCAAAAGATGTTGACCTTATACCGAAAATTATTTCCTTTTGGGCTAAGCTACATGTTTTTTTACCTTTGGACCAAGGCCAAGATAGATGTATCGGCCATGTATGAGAAATGGAGACTTAAACATTTTAAGTAA
- a CDS encoding M16 family metallopeptidase, which produces MSIDRSLAPPYSIPEKIHLNPPEKRVLPNGTPIYYIPFPNIDAIKIEVVFPINNSKDKNSKALQPFFMLYMLLEGTKTMNSEKLDDFFDFHASEVDIISGYERQGLSLLTTKKHLLEVLPVFRSLFTEAVFPEKELKKRKSQKKLSISIKNEQTSARANQLIRKSLFEKDHPFGYQVTEEDVDAIQQNDLIAYYEKDFLLSPQIFLTGQLSEKELNQIELLFSDLPLSPKTPHLLPTGVVQPSKLLEKKPEAVQSSIRIAKWMIPKSHPDYPALSVLNTLLGGYFGSRLIKNIREEKGYTYGINSFLGELNGNEYWMTVADVKGGYGEVVIQEVYKEIERLKMEPVSAGELEIIKNYLAGSILANFSSPFDQMSHFQHVHFQGLNFDYYTRHLDYIKNFDGSDIMTMAKRYFNEKEMLEVIVGAG; this is translated from the coding sequence ATGAGTATAGACCGAAGTCTTGCACCTCCGTACAGCATTCCTGAAAAAATCCATTTGAATCCCCCCGAAAAAAGGGTACTGCCAAATGGTACACCAATATATTACATTCCTTTCCCCAATATAGATGCAATAAAGATTGAGGTTGTCTTTCCAATAAACAATAGTAAAGATAAAAACAGCAAAGCATTGCAGCCGTTTTTTATGCTTTATATGTTATTGGAAGGTACTAAAACCATGAACTCAGAAAAACTAGATGATTTTTTTGATTTTCATGCTTCTGAGGTTGATATAATTTCGGGATATGAAAGGCAAGGATTGAGTTTATTGACGACAAAAAAGCACCTTTTGGAAGTATTGCCTGTATTCAGGTCCTTGTTTACAGAGGCCGTATTTCCGGAAAAAGAACTAAAAAAGAGGAAGTCTCAGAAAAAGTTAAGCATCAGCATAAAAAATGAACAAACCTCTGCACGTGCTAACCAGTTGATTCGAAAAAGTCTTTTTGAAAAAGACCATCCATTTGGCTACCAAGTAACCGAGGAAGATGTTGATGCGATCCAACAAAATGACCTAATAGCGTATTACGAAAAAGATTTTTTATTATCTCCCCAAATATTTCTTACAGGACAGCTTTCTGAAAAGGAACTGAATCAAATAGAATTACTCTTTAGTGATTTACCCCTTTCTCCTAAAACACCTCACTTATTACCAACTGGAGTCGTTCAACCCTCTAAGCTTCTTGAAAAAAAACCTGAAGCCGTACAATCCAGCATAAGGATTGCCAAATGGATGATTCCCAAATCTCATCCAGACTACCCAGCGTTGTCTGTACTCAACACCCTGTTAGGTGGTTATTTTGGCAGTAGACTGATCAAAAACATTCGAGAAGAGAAAGGTTACACTTATGGCATCAATAGCTTTCTGGGCGAATTAAATGGAAATGAATACTGGATGACAGTGGCCGATGTAAAAGGAGGCTATGGCGAAGTGGTTATTCAAGAGGTTTATAAGGAAATTGAAAGGCTAAAAATGGAGCCTGTTTCGGCTGGTGAACTAGAAATCATAAAAAATTACCTGGCAGGAAGTATTTTGGCCAATTTCAGCAGTCCTTTCGATCAGATGAGTCATTTCCAGCATGTACATTTCCAAGGTCTTAATTTTGATTATTACACCCGCCACCTTGATTATATCAAAAACTTTGACGGCAGCGATATTATGACAATGGCCAAAAGGTACTTCAATGAAAAAGAAATGCTTGAGGTTATAGTTGGAGCGGGATAA
- a CDS encoding 3'-5' exonuclease, translating into MIPLKISKEEVNALDLGAFTGNIILVEDEKSLQEMEKDLLSSKIIGFDTETRPAFKKGVSYDVALLQLSTTDNAYLIRINNFGFPSSAKAILENPNIVKVGAAVRDDLKALKKISPHFKPDAFFDLNEELKRVGFLNVGVRNLSAMVLGIRISKSEQVSNWEAPVLTSKQMLYAATDAWACLEIFLKLYKEGYLDEIFST; encoded by the coding sequence ATGATACCATTGAAGATAAGCAAAGAAGAAGTAAACGCATTGGATTTAGGTGCTTTTACGGGTAATATCATTCTTGTTGAAGATGAGAAAAGTCTTCAAGAAATGGAAAAGGATTTATTGTCAAGTAAAATAATTGGTTTTGATACTGAGACCAGACCTGCCTTCAAAAAAGGAGTGAGTTATGATGTAGCTTTACTCCAACTCTCTACTACAGATAATGCCTATTTGATAAGGATTAATAACTTTGGCTTTCCTTCTAGCGCCAAAGCCATTTTGGAAAACCCCAATATAGTGAAGGTAGGTGCTGCTGTAAGGGATGACTTGAAAGCGTTAAAAAAGATTTCTCCCCACTTCAAACCTGATGCCTTCTTTGATTTAAATGAAGAGTTGAAACGAGTAGGGTTCTTGAATGTAGGCGTACGCAATCTTAGCGCAATGGTACTGGGTATAAGAATATCTAAATCAGAACAGGTGTCCAACTGGGAAGCCCCGGTTTTAACTTCCAAACAAATGCTTTATGCAGCCACTGATGCTTGGGCTTGCCTAGAGATTTTCCTTAAACTTTACAAAGAAGGATATTTGGATGAAATATTTTCTACTTGA
- the pssA gene encoding CDP-diacylglycerol--serine O-phosphatidyltransferase, with protein MTIKKHIPNAITSLNLLSGMIGIHYVMVNGPFYGFYFIIAAAIFDFFDGFAARLLKVQSPIGKELDSLADLVTFGVLPSFILFLLLEPISPYDWLPYVAFLIGIQSALRLAKFNLDDRQSDSFIGVPTPANALFFSTLPLLGTSVGWIENGLENPWVLTALTLIFSFLLTAELPLLALKFKHFKWKDNQWRYLVLVISGISLVLFGLAGIPIAVLSYICLSLVNNLVDSHEKKN; from the coding sequence TTGACCATAAAAAAGCACATACCGAATGCCATAACCAGTTTGAATTTACTATCGGGAATGATAGGTATTCATTATGTGATGGTCAATGGCCCTTTTTACGGTTTTTATTTTATTATAGCAGCAGCCATCTTTGATTTTTTCGATGGCTTCGCTGCTAGATTACTGAAAGTTCAAAGCCCTATAGGTAAAGAACTCGATAGCTTGGCTGATTTGGTCACCTTCGGAGTTTTACCTTCCTTTATTCTATTCTTGCTTTTAGAGCCAATAAGCCCTTATGATTGGTTGCCATATGTCGCTTTTCTGATTGGTATACAATCTGCTTTAAGGTTGGCTAAATTTAATTTAGATGACAGGCAGTCTGACAGCTTTATTGGGGTTCCCACCCCGGCCAATGCATTGTTTTTCTCAACCTTACCCCTACTGGGAACTTCTGTGGGTTGGATAGAAAATGGGTTGGAGAATCCATGGGTTCTTACGGCTTTGACACTTATTTTTTCCTTTTTACTTACCGCGGAGCTTCCTTTACTGGCACTTAAATTCAAACACTTTAAATGGAAAGACAACCAATGGCGCTACCTTGTACTAGTTATTTCAGGGATAAGCCTGGTACTATTTGGACTGGCCGGAATTCCAATTGCGGTTCTTTCTTATATTTGCCTGTCTTTGGTCAATAATTTGGTGGACAGTCATGAGAAAAAAAATTAG
- the porU gene encoding type IX secretion system sortase PorU produces the protein MRKKIRYVFLFLAGLIAGYSPLRAQQMYKFPVFEEGVYHLSQEQATNWELGSITEIRILGHPGMLDQKIDSSIFSYKEVPQKIIDNKLYFFLEGADQVLTENGTALLKGHAYTDTLYYLIQTGSAGTNIISPIDDTEEIDVSSGTPKMLYQMVSHKAEEDNLLSSGRDWFGYRTFNGGSHIIEIPHPPTKSGGDVLMWAQTMAQSLSESTITFATNNQVIGSADIPSIPNSRYAIKGRETSFEASFPATEGNTIQEIVLTYSSTDVNGAGYLKNILLAYPFSSSQLTAGVYYNLDSSPYQIGTALSGIWDVGNFYEVKEIDISQPQASTAKKIAVFDLNNSPQIEEPEKVKSRSELLSGEPELIIITNNLLYNQAKRLTDFKNATGIATELVLTTDIYDSFSYGNPDISGIRNFLADYWLSDKRLKNVLFFGKGSFDYKHKLGGRPNLVPTYSSRVSLNPLTTYGSDDYFGFLDIGEGDWLETQEGDHTLKIGIGRIPAINSREAKIAVDKIISYQSGNRGHWKKKLLFVADDGDNNIHLNDSEKHTAFLHEQAPAFELRKLYLDNFQQEEANSLQTSIAARETFAEEIKDGILLLNYIGHGNELNLTAEGLFSVSDIEDWPLTNKFPVMVTATCEFGRHDSPYIRSGAEELLLAEQKGVIAMLTTGRPVFSSINYELNKAFLAAAFDRNETISLGEIFKETKNNSLNGPLNRNFSLLGDPSLKLDIPLYNAGTKEWIEVDTQLMTEELSGLNRLEYSGTIEDPLTGSLVSQFNGTYEITINGPGEEIETLGDESPKTTYLAYNQSLFRGTGEVVQGQFSGEVLLPTLENFSNSDFRINVFAEDENLNREAIGSTEIPYQIKPIGHLPEENGPEIALWVADSLFSKASISSRNTPIWIQISDDSGINIIDAAGMTLQINNGEPITLIDQYQAINGTYTKGRVKTWAYDLNEGVNELLITAIDQLGNSTQLREKVEVLGSKHLKIENLLVYPNPASDQVNFVVTHNRLGETLSLEVSIFSLQGTEIFSYKGRFPKVERSIIDSQWIFLNRNSKNLIKGTYLYNLNLYSEEDATSDILAGKIIIQ, from the coding sequence ATGAGAAAAAAAATTAGGTATGTTTTCCTTTTTTTGGCCGGATTAATTGCCGGCTATTCTCCTCTCCGAGCGCAACAAATGTATAAGTTCCCTGTTTTTGAAGAAGGGGTTTACCATTTGAGCCAAGAGCAAGCAACGAATTGGGAGTTGGGAAGCATAACTGAAATCCGAATTTTAGGACATCCCGGAATGCTCGACCAGAAAATTGACAGCAGTATTTTTTCTTATAAAGAAGTGCCTCAAAAAATTATTGACAATAAACTGTATTTCTTTTTGGAGGGTGCTGACCAAGTGTTAACTGAGAATGGTACAGCTCTACTAAAAGGCCACGCTTATACTGACACGCTTTATTACCTGATTCAAACAGGTAGTGCAGGCACAAATATTATCTCACCAATCGATGATACAGAAGAGATCGATGTAAGTAGTGGCACTCCCAAAATGCTTTATCAAATGGTAAGCCATAAAGCTGAGGAGGACAATCTGCTCAGTTCAGGTAGAGATTGGTTTGGTTATCGCACCTTCAATGGTGGCAGTCATATCATTGAAATACCTCACCCGCCCACTAAATCAGGAGGGGATGTACTTATGTGGGCGCAAACTATGGCCCAATCCTTATCCGAAAGTACCATCACCTTTGCAACCAACAATCAGGTGATTGGTTCGGCAGATATCCCCTCCATTCCTAATAGCCGGTATGCTATAAAAGGAAGGGAAACAAGCTTTGAAGCAAGCTTTCCAGCAACTGAAGGAAATACCATTCAAGAAATAGTGCTTACCTATTCCTCAACAGATGTCAATGGAGCCGGTTATCTTAAAAACATCTTATTGGCATATCCGTTTTCCTCCTCACAGTTAACTGCCGGAGTTTATTATAACCTTGACAGTTCGCCCTATCAAATCGGAACGGCCTTATCTGGAATATGGGATGTTGGAAACTTTTATGAGGTTAAAGAAATAGACATAAGCCAACCACAAGCCAGCACAGCCAAGAAAATTGCTGTTTTTGACTTAAATAACTCCCCACAAATAGAGGAGCCGGAAAAAGTAAAGTCACGTTCAGAACTCCTTTCAGGAGAGCCTGAGTTGATTATTATTACCAACAACTTGCTATACAATCAAGCAAAAAGGCTTACGGATTTCAAAAATGCCACTGGCATAGCTACTGAACTTGTATTAACCACTGATATCTATGACAGTTTCAGCTATGGTAACCCTGACATTTCCGGCATAAGAAATTTCCTTGCTGATTATTGGCTCAGTGACAAGCGATTAAAAAACGTCTTATTTTTTGGAAAAGGAAGTTTTGACTACAAGCACAAACTTGGTGGCAGACCGAATCTCGTCCCGACTTACAGCTCGCGAGTAAGTTTAAATCCACTGACAACTTACGGTTCGGATGATTATTTTGGATTTTTAGATATTGGAGAGGGGGATTGGCTTGAAACACAGGAAGGAGACCATACACTAAAAATTGGAATAGGCAGGATTCCCGCTATCAACAGCAGAGAAGCAAAAATAGCCGTAGATAAAATCATCAGTTACCAAAGTGGCAACCGGGGGCATTGGAAAAAGAAACTCCTTTTTGTGGCAGATGACGGTGACAATAATATCCACTTGAACGATTCAGAAAAACATACCGCTTTCCTTCATGAGCAGGCCCCCGCATTTGAACTTAGAAAGCTTTACCTAGACAATTTTCAGCAAGAGGAAGCAAACAGTCTGCAAACATCAATTGCAGCCAGAGAGACCTTTGCTGAGGAAATTAAGGATGGTATTTTACTCTTAAATTATATTGGTCATGGAAACGAGCTTAATTTAACAGCCGAAGGGCTATTTAGTGTAAGCGATATTGAAGACTGGCCCTTGACCAACAAATTCCCTGTTATGGTCACTGCAACCTGTGAGTTTGGAAGACATGATAGTCCCTATATTCGTTCCGGGGCAGAAGAACTTTTGTTGGCTGAACAAAAGGGAGTGATTGCAATGCTTACAACCGGAAGACCTGTATTTAGCAGTATAAATTACGAATTAAACAAAGCATTTCTTGCGGCAGCCTTTGACAGAAATGAGACCATTTCTTTAGGAGAAATATTCAAAGAAACCAAAAACAACAGCCTAAATGGTCCATTGAACCGCAATTTCTCCTTACTTGGTGACCCATCCCTAAAACTGGACATTCCTTTGTACAATGCAGGTACTAAAGAATGGATAGAGGTAGACACCCAACTAATGACTGAGGAGCTTAGCGGTTTAAATAGGCTTGAATACAGTGGCACTATCGAGGATCCATTGACAGGTTCCCTTGTAAGTCAATTTAATGGAACCTATGAAATAACCATTAATGGACCTGGGGAAGAAATAGAAACTTTAGGTGATGAAAGTCCGAAAACCACTTATTTGGCTTATAACCAGTCCTTATTCCGGGGAACGGGAGAAGTTGTTCAAGGCCAATTTTCCGGAGAAGTTTTGCTCCCAACTTTAGAGAATTTTTCCAACAGTGATTTCCGCATCAACGTGTTTGCTGAAGACGAGAACCTCAATAGGGAAGCTATTGGAAGCACCGAAATCCCTTATCAAATAAAACCTATTGGCCATCTACCTGAGGAAAACGGCCCTGAGATAGCCTTATGGGTGGCAGATAGTCTATTCAGTAAGGCTAGCATCTCCTCTCGCAATACCCCTATTTGGATCCAAATTTCAGATGATTCGGGTATTAATATAATTGATGCAGCTGGCATGACGCTTCAAATAAATAATGGGGAGCCGATTACACTAATTGATCAATATCAAGCAATAAATGGAACTTACACAAAGGGCAGGGTAAAAACCTGGGCTTACGACTTAAACGAAGGTGTTAACGAATTGCTCATTACAGCCATAGATCAGTTGGGCAATAGCACTCAACTCCGGGAAAAGGTTGAGGTTCTGGGCAGTAAGCATCTAAAAATCGAAAACCTATTGGTTTATCCCAACCCTGCAAGCGACCAAGTTAATTTTGTGGTCACCCATAATCGTTTAGGCGAGACCCTTAGTTTAGAAGTCAGTATATTTTCTTTACAAGGGACTGAAATATTTTCTTACAAAGGACGTTTTCCAAAAGTTGAACGGTCAATAATAGACAGTCAATGGATATTTTTAAACCGTAATTCAAAAAATCTAATAAAAGGAACTTATCTTTACAATTTAAATTTATATTCTGAGGAGGACGCAACTTCAGATATATTAGCAGGTAAAATCATTATTCAATGA
- a CDS encoding NAD(P)/FAD-dependent oxidoreductase → MEVDFLLIGQGLAGTVLSYKLIQKGLKVHIIDDGDPNSSSKIAAGLFNPVTGRNLVKTWKADALFKEIQPFYRDMETLLGQEFVHPIGIYRPFISFEEQNEWLAKSADPQYDAFIDKVYSKSRNQGVNDPFGGLLLKSTGYIDTRKLVNSYGTWLKDRGLITNIALEEKDLIFNRDGSWEYKGIKAKKIIFTNGIQAGKNSFFNWIPFIPVKGEILTIQQDFTSSEIVNRGVFRIDLGKGVGKVGSTYHNAAVDLSPTEKGKKEILDKLHQLIDREVNEILDHQVGVRPGIRDRKPVLGKHPSKESVYIFGGFGAKGVSLVPYLSNQMCNLLIFGEEPEKEVNINRFFKYI, encoded by the coding sequence ATGGAAGTGGATTTTTTACTAATAGGTCAAGGATTGGCAGGTACAGTTTTGTCCTATAAACTTATTCAAAAAGGACTGAAAGTACATATAATAGATGATGGAGATCCTAACAGTAGTTCAAAAATAGCGGCTGGACTTTTCAATCCTGTAACCGGAAGAAATTTGGTTAAAACTTGGAAGGCAGATGCACTATTTAAGGAGATACAACCGTTTTACAGAGATATGGAGACCCTTCTTGGACAGGAATTTGTCCATCCGATAGGCATTTACCGTCCATTTATTTCATTTGAAGAGCAAAATGAATGGTTGGCAAAGAGTGCGGATCCACAATATGATGCTTTTATTGATAAAGTCTATTCAAAGTCTCGTAATCAAGGTGTTAATGATCCTTTCGGAGGGTTATTGCTAAAATCTACAGGGTATATCGATACTCGCAAATTAGTGAATAGTTATGGGACTTGGCTTAAAGACCGAGGGCTGATTACCAACATTGCTTTGGAGGAAAAAGATTTGATTTTCAACAGGGATGGAAGTTGGGAGTACAAAGGGATCAAGGCGAAGAAAATTATTTTTACCAACGGAATCCAAGCAGGAAAAAACTCTTTTTTTAACTGGATACCATTTATACCTGTGAAAGGGGAAATCCTCACTATTCAACAAGATTTTACATCTTCTGAAATCGTAAATAGGGGAGTGTTTAGAATTGACTTAGGTAAAGGTGTGGGCAAAGTTGGGTCTACCTATCATAATGCAGCGGTCGACCTAAGTCCAACTGAAAAGGGAAAAAAAGAAATTCTTGATAAGTTACATCAGTTAATTGATAGAGAGGTGAATGAAATTCTTGACCATCAGGTGGGGGTTAGACCGGGAATAAGAGATAGAAAACCTGTCCTTGGAAAACATCCGAGCAAGGAAAGCGTTTATATATTCGGTGGATTTGGTGCTAAGGGGGTATCTTTAGTTCCATATTTAAGTAATCAGATGTGTAATCTCCTAATTTTTGGAGAGGAACCTGAGAAAGAAGTGAACATAAATAGATTTTTTAAGTATATTTAA
- the porV gene encoding type IX secretion system outer membrane channel protein PorV: MKAIKNSLPIFTFLLAFGFFHVETKAQNSVVLSSQDPNRRVIITAVPFLNFAPDSRHSAMGDVGVATSPDANSAHWNAGKLAFIEDDMGFSLSYSPWLGRLVPDMSLNYLTGYKKIDDVSAFGIDLRYFNMGDIALTDGQGNSLGDFSPRDIAIGGTYSRKLSDNLSLGISARFIHSNLSGNISASGGNESRPGVSVGTDVGLYHTSEILISDKEGVLSWGINLSNIGPKITYNSADDLDYLPTNFRIGSALTIPMDELNKITFALDLNKLMVPSPPVYMEDENGQLVIDPNTGNPQIEAGKDPTRPLISGMFGSFVDAPDGFSEELQELMISFGTEYSYDDKFALRLGYFYENASKGGRRYFTMGVGFKYNRLGFDFSYLVPQVQNHPLAETLRFSLQYNVQK; the protein is encoded by the coding sequence ATGAAAGCAATTAAAAACAGTCTCCCCATTTTTACTTTTTTGTTGGCCTTCGGCTTCTTTCATGTCGAAACCAAAGCACAAAACTCCGTAGTTCTCTCTAGCCAAGATCCCAACAGGAGGGTGATCATTACGGCAGTCCCATTTTTAAACTTTGCACCTGACAGTAGACATTCAGCGATGGGAGACGTTGGCGTAGCTACTTCTCCTGATGCCAATTCCGCACATTGGAATGCAGGAAAGTTGGCATTTATAGAGGATGACATGGGGTTTTCCCTTTCTTATTCTCCTTGGCTTGGCAGATTAGTACCGGATATGTCTCTCAACTACCTCACCGGATACAAAAAAATTGATGATGTATCAGCTTTCGGTATAGATCTCAGGTACTTCAACATGGGTGACATTGCTTTAACAGACGGTCAAGGAAATTCTTTAGGGGATTTTAGCCCCAGAGACATCGCTATTGGCGGTACTTATTCAAGAAAACTTTCAGATAACTTATCTTTAGGAATAAGTGCTCGGTTTATTCACTCCAATTTATCCGGAAATATAAGCGCGTCAGGTGGCAATGAAAGCCGACCCGGAGTATCAGTGGGAACAGATGTAGGGCTTTACCATACTTCAGAAATTTTAATCTCCGATAAGGAAGGTGTTCTTTCTTGGGGAATAAACCTTTCCAATATTGGACCTAAAATCACCTATAACAGTGCAGACGACCTTGATTACCTGCCCACGAATTTCAGAATCGGTTCAGCACTTACCATCCCAATGGATGAGTTAAATAAAATTACTTTTGCCCTTGACCTAAACAAACTAATGGTACCAAGTCCTCCTGTTTACATGGAAGATGAGAATGGACAATTGGTCATAGACCCTAATACCGGTAATCCTCAAATTGAGGCAGGGAAAGACCCGACAAGACCCTTGATAAGCGGTATGTTTGGTTCATTTGTGGATGCACCGGATGGTTTTAGTGAAGAGCTGCAAGAGCTAATGATTTCCTTTGGTACTGAGTATTCTTATGATGACAAATTTGCTCTTAGATTGGGGTATTTTTATGAAAATGCCAGCAAAGGAGGAAGAAGATACTTCACCATGGGAGTTGGCTTCAAATACAATCGTTTGGGCTTTGACTTTTCTTATTTAGTGCCACAAGTTCAAAACCATCCATTGGCCGAAACCCTAAGATTTAGCTTGCAATACAACGTTCAAAAATGA